Genomic DNA from Niabella ginsenosidivorans:
CCAGATCCCCCGCGGCTTCCCGGTCGCCCACAATCGTTGTTACATAGGCCAGAAGACCCGGAGAAAAATACCGGTATAGCTGTTCAAACGATTCATGATGATCCCGTTCCGCCATATTGATCACCCACTCACTGATCTTTGTTTTCATATTCATGGCACTATGAATTACGGATCATTGTTTGTTTTTAATGCAGGGGGCGTCTTCCTGTGGTGGTCATTCCTGCTTTTAGAATATACTATTAATCGAGCGCCCCGGTTTTCATTTTCCCGGAACCTTTTATATTCACATTCCTTACTTTTCCTTTTACCTGCAACTGAATGAATGTAGCGATTTTGTCCGGTGCATCCTTAGGCAGGTCAATAATGATATTTCCTCCCTGGTTTACGGCTTTTAATGGCTGGGCGGTTGCGATGAGCCGGGCATCAACAACTTTATTCGCAAGCGCCGGCACCACCAGCTTTCCATTTGCAGGCCAGTCAAACACAAACAGGTTCAGCAGGGTGTTATTGCCCGCTTCCTTCATGGTGCAGCGCCCCCAGGAAAGATCCTGCAGGGGGCTGGCTTTGGTAGCATAAATACCGGCGCTGTTCACTTTCATCCATGCGCCTATTTCTCTTAACCGGTCAATACTTTCCTGTGGCACAGAACCATCTTCTTTTGGCCCGATGTTCAACAAATAATTACCGCCTTTGGAGGCAATATCCACCAGGTTATGGATCAGGGTTTCGGCAGACTTCCAGTTATGATCCCAGCTTTTATAGCCCCAACTGCTGTTCATGGTCATACAGGTTTCCCAGTCGGTGCCATCCAGTTCCGCCTGTGTGGGTACTTTCTGCTCCGGTGTTTTGGTATCTCCCGGAAAATTGGGGCGCTTCAGCCGGTCGTTGGTAATAATATCGGGCTGCAGCTTCAGTACGTCTTTCAGTTTTTGTGCGGCTGCATCGGTCATATTCGTAGGGGTATCCCACCACAATACCGCTATATCGCCATAATTGCTCAGCAGCTCCTTTACCTGTGGCACAGACACTTCGTCAATATACTGATCAAAGGTCTTTGTTTCCTGCGCCGGGTCCCAATGGCCGTTATGCGCTTTGGTATAGGCGTCTATTTTTGCAGAATCAGGATTCGGCCACCCTTCCCGCATTTCCTTACGCGCTGCGGCGCCACCGGGGTTGTTCCAGTCCTGGGCCTGCGAGTAATAGAAACCCAGCTTCATACCGTACTTTCTGCAGGCATCTGCCAGGGGCTTTATCAGGTCTTTTCCATAAGCGGTAGCATCCACCACGTTCCATTTGCTGGCGCCGGATTTAAACAATGCAAAACCATCATGGTGCTTGGAGGTAATGATAATATATTTCATACCAGCCTCTTTCGCCATCTTCACCCATGCATCAGGATCGTAGTTTACCGGGTTGAATGTTTTTGCACGCTCCTGGTATTCTGCAACCGGTATTTTACAGCGGTTCATGATCCATTCTGCTCCTCCCCTGGCTTGCTGGTGCCCATGATATACACCGGCCCATTGCGCGTATACCCCCCAGTGAATAAACATTCCAAAACGGGCTGCCCGCCACCATTGCATGCGGGCATCTTTATCAGGAGCCTGGCCTTTTACAATACCTGCCAGCAGGCACAACAGGGCAAACGTAAAAATTCTTTTCATTAGTTCTTTAGAGTTTTTATTGAATATTATTTGTTTTTATTTTTATGTTACCAGCTGCGGTTGCCCTGCTCATCACTTCTTGTGTCACTCACTTCAGCTTCCGGTAATTCTATTCGTCAGATACACAACAACACCGGCTGCTTTATCAGATCATTTGTTATTATAGAACGCACCTACGGCGCTCAAAAATTATTCATCCCGGGTGCTACCCTTATTCTGCCCCTGCTGGGGCGTTGGTATATGGAGCATTTTCATCGCGTATCGATGTGAAATGCTTATACTTTACTCATTATTCTGTTCAAATTTTTTCAATTCATATTCTATTTCTTCTGCGCTTGGCAGGGCTCGCTGTATTTCTTCTGCCAGTTCAGTATAACGGTATGAGCTTACACCAATGGGTTTATTTATGTCTTTTAATGCAAATTCCACATCATAATTATCTTTGTTCTTACATAATAAAATGCCAATCGTGGGATTGTCTGCAGCATCCTTTATCAATTCATTGATAGCAGAAATGTAATAATTGAGCTTACCGATAAATTCGGGTTCAAATCCTTTTGTTTTCAGCTCAATGATAATGTAACATTTTAACCTGGTGTGATAAAAAAGCAGGTCGGTACGATATTCCTTCTTGCCGATTTTGAGCAGGTATTGCCTTCCCATATACGCAAAACCTTTTCCAAGCTCAAGCAAAAAGCGGGAGATGTGATCCACCAGGCTTTTTTCCAGGTCGGCTTCACGTACTTTTTCAGAAAGCTGTAAAAACTCAAAATTATACGGGTCTTTCAGCAATTCGTTGGCAAGGTCGCCCTGTGCCTGGGGTAAGGTTGTTGTAAAATTAGAAACAGCTTTGCCCTGCCGCTGATACAGGTTTATCTCCATCTGGTATTCAAGCACCGACCTGCTCCAGTTATTTTCTATGGTTTTGTTAACGTAAAACAGGGCTTCAGATACGTTTTTTATCTTTTGAATAATTAGTATGTGATGTCCCCAGGGAATAAGTGCTAATTGCGAAACAAGTTGCTGCGCTATTGCATCTTCAGGTTTTTCAAATGATCCAACAGCTTGTTGGACAATTACACTTTCATTCTTCTTAAATATTCCAACAACCTGTTGGAATACTTTAGTCTGTTGAAAATCAACATCTTTATAAAACAGATAGAAATTTCTGATATTGAATAAATTTGTTTTTGACCATCCACCCATATCAGGAAATTCTGCCTGTAAATCTTTGCTTAACTGGCTAATGAAACCGCTCCCCCAGTTTGATCTTTCCTGTTTTTCAACAATTTGCCTGCCCAAATCCCAATAGAGCAAAATGAGCTGGCTGTTTACTACCAAAACTGCTTTTATACGGCTGTTTTTTATCTGTTGTTTCAGATCCTTAAGCCAGTTTCCGTATCCTGAAAGTTGTATTTTGTCTTCCATCTTTCAATATAGATAAAAATCCTCAAAACAGTTTGAGGAAACTATTTTACCAAAGCGCCTGCTTCATCTGCTGTCAGTGCATGTGCCAGCACTTTTTCATTACTGTACTGATCGGCTCCGATATCCCATTTACCGCTCCGGGCCTGCCCGTCCATATCTACTGTTACCACAGCATAAGCAGCCGTTCCGGCACCTATGGCAGGGCTTCCTTTATCCAAACGGCTGATGCCTTTTGCATCTCTGATCAACTTTGGGTCCTGTTCAATAAAACCCGATGCCGGCATGTCTCCACCCTTTGCATCCGCAACGATATTATTTTTCCAGACCGGGTTGCTATAAGGGCCCGAAATATGCGCAGCAACACCGCCGCCCTGTATAATATTGCCGGCTATTATTACAGCAGTGGCACCGATGCCGTTTTTCCGGGATGTCTGCTCTATATTCTTTTTGTTGTTCACCAGGGTATTAAACGCAATCAGCACACGGTCCGGCCGGTCGTGCGCTATCAATGGTGCGCCATCAGCCACCTCGCCGTCTCCGTTACCAATCACAATGGCCGGGTTACAGTTCTCAAAATAATTACTAAAGACAACATGATCATCTCCAAAAATGCGAAGCCCGGGTGTATTGAAAAAACAGTTACCATATACTGCGCATTTATTTCCATGCCGCAACGTAAACTGTGCCGGGCAGTCGCGGATGGTGTTGTAGCGCAGCACAACACCGGAAGCCTTTACAGAGATCAGTTCCGTTTCCCCGGCGCATTTTTCAAAAAGATTATACTCTACAATACTGTTGCTTGCAGAAAGGCTGAAACCGCTGAGGCCAAACTGCAATGTCTCGGCGCCGTTTGCGCCACCCTGATCCGGAAAATTATAGAAATAATTGTGATGGATATGCAGGCGCTCAGCAATCTGGCTCCCTTCTCCCCTTATAGCCAGCATACGCCCCATATTGTTTTTATTTTGAAATGTATTATAGTCGATTTCATGATCATTCCCCGCAATGGTAAGATACTCCCCATTACCCGGCGTTTCAAAAATGTTATGTGTCCAGCGGCAGAAACGGGTTCCTGCGGCAGAACGTGCATGAGAAGCAGCGTGGGTAAACCGGAAGCCTTTGATCACTACATACGCAGCAGTACCAACCAGGTTAAAGCCACCCTTGCCAGTAATAACGGCATCACCCACTGTTTCCGACCGGATCATGACAGGATGCTCTCTGGTGCCTGAGCAGCCGATCTTTATATCCTCATTAGCAGTATAGGTTCCATTCTTTACAATAATGACCGCGCCCGGCCGTGCTTTATTAATGGCCTTTTGCAGTGCTTCCACCGAAGAAACCGTGACCGGCATTGCCGTCAAAGCGGCAGCAAAATGGACGAATAAAACGGTAAAAAAGTAGTTGATCATCTATTCCTGTTATGCATTTTAACCAGATCCACAGTTCCCGTTTGCAAAAAATGTTTAATCATGCGCCACACCGGGATTGGGATTGCTGTTCTTTTCATATATTTTAAAATCTGCAAGCCACAAAGACTCGTTTTTGAGCAGCGGACTTTGGCCTGCCGGGGTTTGATCAAGCTTTCCGCCGGCCAGGCTCCTGTAAATGCCATATTTGTTGCGGATATAAGAGCTGCCAATACGCCACATATCAATATTATTGTCTTTAAAATTGACCAATACTTTGTCATCACGTACGCGGGTAATCTTACAGGAATAGTAGCCATTATGCGTATAATGAATTTCTTCCTGAACCTGCACCCATTCATCTTCAAAATCAGCCAGCGGAATATTGTCCACTATAGTTCCTTTTCCTGTATTGGCTCCGTCTACTGTATGAATGATCTGTATTCTTTTATTACTTCCATTACTGTTGG
This window encodes:
- a CDS encoding alpha-L-fucosidase, with the translated sequence MKRIFTFALLCLLAGIVKGQAPDKDARMQWWRAARFGMFIHWGVYAQWAGVYHGHQQARGGAEWIMNRCKIPVAEYQERAKTFNPVNYDPDAWVKMAKEAGMKYIIITSKHHDGFALFKSGASKWNVVDATAYGKDLIKPLADACRKYGMKLGFYYSQAQDWNNPGGAAARKEMREGWPNPDSAKIDAYTKAHNGHWDPAQETKTFDQYIDEVSVPQVKELLSNYGDIAVLWWDTPTNMTDAAAQKLKDVLKLQPDIITNDRLKRPNFPGDTKTPEQKVPTQAELDGTDWETCMTMNSSWGYKSWDHNWKSAETLIHNLVDIASKGGNYLLNIGPKEDGSVPQESIDRLREIGAWMKVNSAGIYATKASPLQDLSWGRCTMKEAGNNTLLNLFVFDWPANGKLVVPALANKVVDARLIATAQPLKAVNQGGNIIIDLPKDAPDKIATFIQLQVKGKVRNVNIKGSGKMKTGALD
- a CDS encoding PDDEXK nuclease domain-containing protein, whose translation is MEDKIQLSGYGNWLKDLKQQIKNSRIKAVLVVNSQLILLYWDLGRQIVEKQERSNWGSGFISQLSKDLQAEFPDMGGWSKTNLFNIRNFYLFYKDVDFQQTKVFQQVVGIFKKNESVIVQQAVGSFEKPEDAIAQQLVSQLALIPWGHHILIIQKIKNVSEALFYVNKTIENNWSRSVLEYQMEINLYQRQGKAVSNFTTTLPQAQGDLANELLKDPYNFEFLQLSEKVREADLEKSLVDHISRFLLELGKGFAYMGRQYLLKIGKKEYRTDLLFYHTRLKCYIIIELKTKGFEPEFIGKLNYYISAINELIKDAADNPTIGILLCKNKDNYDVEFALKDINKPIGVSSYRYTELAEEIQRALPSAEEIEYELKKFEQNNE
- a CDS encoding polysaccharide lyase 6 family protein; the encoded protein is MINYFFTVLFVHFAAALTAMPVTVSSVEALQKAINKARPGAVIIVKNGTYTANEDIKIGCSGTREHPVMIRSETVGDAVITGKGGFNLVGTAAYVVIKGFRFTHAASHARSAAGTRFCRWTHNIFETPGNGEYLTIAGNDHEIDYNTFQNKNNMGRMLAIRGEGSQIAERLHIHHNYFYNFPDQGGANGAETLQFGLSGFSLSASNSIVEYNLFEKCAGETELISVKASGVVLRYNTIRDCPAQFTLRHGNKCAVYGNCFFNTPGLRIFGDDHVVFSNYFENCNPAIVIGNGDGEVADGAPLIAHDRPDRVLIAFNTLVNNKKNIEQTSRKNGIGATAVIIAGNIIQGGGVAAHISGPYSNPVWKNNIVADAKGGDMPASGFIEQDPKLIRDAKGISRLDKGSPAIGAGTAAYAVVTVDMDGQARSGKWDIGADQYSNEKVLAHALTADEAGALVK